In the Pararge aegeria chromosome 16, ilParAegt1.1, whole genome shotgun sequence genome, GAAATAAACGTAGCGAAATTTTATGCTGCGGAACTTCTGCTAGCTCTAGAAAAAATGCACGCAAAAAGAATAATTCATCGTGATCTGAAGCCTGAAAATATATTGCTAGATGAAAATATGCACTTAAAAATTGCTGACTTCGGaacagtaaaaattttgaataataacaatatagcaTCAGACGTACCAATACCAGAAGATGAACAGAATTCCTCAAACGATCGTTCAAGGAAAGTAAGCTTTGTCGGTACTGCTCAATATGTCAGTCCAGAGCTCTTACAACACCGTGTAGATACCTATGCATCAGATTTATGGGCACTGGGCTGTATCATTTACCAAATGATATCTGGCTTGCCGCCATTTAGAGGACCAACAGATTTTCTTACTTtccaaaaaattctaaaattggaTTACGAATTTCCGGAAGGTTTTCCAGCTGATGCTAAAGACTTGGTAGAAAAACTCATTGTTTTGGACCATAATAAGAGACTAGGAGCTAGCGACCAGGGTGGAACTTATGAAAGTATACGTAACCATCCATTTTTTGAAGGTATTGACTGGGAAAATATATGGGAACAAACTCCTCCAAAAATTAGCCCATACTTACCAGGTGGATCCTTTGAAGAAGAATACACTGTACCTGATTATCTAGAACCTGGATTAGACAAACGTAAAATTGTAGAATTATGGGAGTTGGATTTGTCTACATCTAGAGGTAAATGTTgctctttattatttaagtacacAATATTATGCCCTTTAATTCAGAACACTTGAAATTGTGAAAACTGTCTTGTTAATGGGGACTGCTAAAAAGATTTGTGCGACTGAGTGCACTCAAGCGTTAAGTAAGAGGATCGTCCGTGACCTAAATTCTTCGCAAATTACGCGTGTGAGTCGTTTCAAACTAAACCAGGTCTGATATTTCGCGTTTCTGAATCTATGTGACGGTCGaatttacgcttactttgattAAAACGATTAACGCATATTTTACTGAAGACAAGCAACATTACATCTGCAGATATACATTGAATGGTGCATCAACACCCACTACCATTGTGTTCTTAAGCGAACATCCTTTATGTTCTTGATTTACGGTTCTATAGTAGGCATGACGTCACATCCCGGTACACTGCAAGAGCTCTGCATTCTCATGTGCTTGCGACATCATATTATGAATGACTCGCCGCCGCCGTCGGGTTTATTAATGACTAACTTTGTAAACAGCTGAGCCCGTATTATTGAGATGAATAAACAGTCTAACGTTTTTTTATTCCGTTAcaattttcaaaacatatttgaaaacaattctatattttttttttttttttaggaatctTAAATATTAGCCCCGAGGAGAAACGACGTCGCCTTGAAATTCAAGCGCGTGAAAATATATGGCATAAATTCGTTGACGGAGAGCTAATATTAAAACAAGGTCTGGTAGACAAAAGAAAGGGTCTGTTTGCTAGACGTCGTATGTTATTGTTGACAACTGGTCCACGCCTATTTTACGTCGATCCTGTCAACATGGTCCTTAAAGGAGAGATTCCGTGGTCACCAGAACTACGTGTTGAAGCGAAGaactttagaatatttttagtGTACACGGTAAGTTAactgcataattaaaaaagatccaacagtaatattttttatgaaaattagacCTTTGGGCTCATAAACACATCTTTTGTTTACAGCCAAATCGTACATATTATTTAGAAGATCCGCAGTCCTATGCCCTGGAATGGGAAAGGGTCATAAATGAAGTACGCATCGGCACATATGGACGGGATGCGACTTAGACGGCGGCGCGCCCGCCGAGCCGAGTCGCGCCCGTGTCGGGCTGCGCGCCCGCATTCCTCCCGCTCTCCGCACGGCGAGTGCACACTTCTAGGATATAACTAGCCTTCATTTTGAGCACGAAAATCATCCAGAAAAATCTTTCGCGACGTAAACGATTCGTCTCCTGACTTAAATCAGTGAACAATCCTTTAAGTTTGCAAAAGCCAGCGTCGGACGGCCGTACCCGGCGCACTAAAGTCCGGACGCACGGAGCACACGCACCCGTCGACGCGCCCGCTCTGGAGAAGAGGACACAAGAAGACGACGTCAGTTGCCGATCGATCAGTGTACTGACTCTGAATGACTGATTCCTACTAGTATGTCCCGAcaatcttaaattattattgttctaatttaagttaattatttaattgtggATATACCTGCggtaatttgtaaatatttgttgtaatttattattgaaattgttaGGTGTAATGTGTATTCAAGGGCCgttattaacttaaatttataCTGGCCTTGAGTAAGAATGGACTTGTTATTCGCCACCCGCGTGTTCACGCAGACCATTCCAGTTGGTAACTAGGCAATTATtagcaaaattaataattatttattttattcttaattatttgCCAACGGAATGTGACTGTTGTACAGATATTAAACAGTAGATAAATATATACGAACATATGAGTTATTTCAAGCTGCCTGTAATGATATAATGGAATGAcggattatttaattttaagtagctatttttataattatgaggGCAGTCCAGTAAAGTTATTGAAATACTTCTATGAGAAAGAATACTTATTGAGGATTATTAACCTTCATAATTATACACAAACAGGGTTAATATTTCACATATACCTGTTTCGGTtaacaactttaatttaaatgaaataaaatcaaaggcaaaatttcaaatgtaaattAAAGAACCAAATGTCATATTTTATGTTAGTTTCCTACCCATTAATGTAGTGAAATATAAGTTTGAAAATTTTAGTGATGATACAacatatttattagattattatatcTGTTGTATATCTATATTAACATGTTCATTGTCCATTCAAAGACATTTGGCTTGATACAGTGAGTTTGGTGCCTAGTTGCAATTTATATACAACAGATTGTGCTAGAACTTCTGTTTTTGAGTCTGAAGCACCAGGACTCCATAAAAATGGAGTTTCAAAACCTCATGTCCTTCTTGATTGGGACAGAGAACATGTTAAATTTGCCTTAGATAGCATCAGCATACTCATGCCTTGAGTGCTGTAATTGCATACCATGCACTATAGTTTTAATTTAGCTAAAGAATACCGAAATACCACCAAAGGTGGTCATAATGTGGTTTATTAGGAATTTGGAccatatttgatttaaaatctAGCCATTTGATTAATTTCAATTTGGCCAAACTTGCAAATGACTAGAGAgctttattcatatttatgttaatttttttttaagtattgtttgtttaaaattaaaagcaattgGAACTTTCAGTGTCATGGTATTCCATggatattttttcttgttttctgTTGCAAATGTTATGTTGTATCCTTTAACTTAATTAAGTTAAATGCCTTAACTTGCctggaattatttatttcagtggGGGCTTACTATATGGGATAAAATCCAAGAAtctattagaaaaatataaaatctaggAGTAATAGAATATCAGAAATTAATAACCAATCTACAATTAGGGTGAATTGGCCATCAACACAAATTGGGACTACTCCATGACATTATTAAACTatctgcatttaaaatttaataacttaactttactagttatattttaaaacatttgtatTGCATGAATTCCATAAAGTAACTAAGTAAataagaaattgaaaataaattgaagttgattttttatacatttgtttACTTTCTACCTTAATTGAGGCGTAAAAATAGTAAGTAGGTAATTTGTCAGTGATGCTGGTAAAGTGGTCAGAATGGAAGATGGATAGTCAGAATAATTCATTAAGATGTGGCACAATTGTGTGAGATGAAATAAGATGTTCTGAATTAGATTACCAGCAATGtcaatttgaattattatacaGTACAGTAGAATTAAACATTGACAATCTTGAAACTCATTCTCAATGTGATTTAAACTGTTCTGATACAAACTTTTTGTATGctgcaattaattttttttttaaataggcttGCTTATGATTTCTTTCACACCTGATGCACAGTGCAAGTTAAAGTATATACCAAGAAGATGCGTATTTGTTGTTGTTTAAAGGACAAATAGTGTATATGAAGTGAGATAAACTCACTATCATCCCATAGCAAATAACCTAAATGCCATTGTATTGTTACAAAACTAACAATTCATAACAATTTCTTAGCTGTtcttgtaattattaaatatttgttaccactaaatatataaaacagcaATAACCAAACAGGCAAAATGAATTGAATGGAATGGTTTGtcgtcataaatatttttttatgcaagtACATACTCTATATACACATCCCATCTCCCAATACATTTCACCTGAAAAATGAGAAGTCAAGAGGTTTCATGGGTGTACCCTAGGTACCCCTATATGGTGTGAAATGGGTGTTTTCTTTCTAACCTTGGATTCGTACTAAGTGGCTTTATATTCTGATAACGACTAAATCCACGAGGGATCTTTGCGTTGTCGATGTCTCCGTTTACAAGACTGAAATGTATGACTTTAGTTAAACgcgatattttaaattaaggtaTCTCATTAAGATTAAAGTTTCTGTCGTTTTTGATTGTAGATTTCAGCTGCTGTAAATCACACTTTCGTAAAGATAAACAATTTTGGAAAGCCATTTTTGCCGTTTACAGAAACATGATAGGTAgtctggattttttttaatacacattcACAAACACATTGAAGTGACgggaatgtaaataaataaaaagtaggcAATAAGTTATTACTATTGTGACAACTGacgacattaaaaattaaaaataattaatgggTAACCCACTGATACAAATATGAACTGTGGATCAAATATAATTCTAGttatttcttgaaaattatGCATTTCTTAAATAAGAACTATTCGCACATTTGTCATaatgttcaattcaattcaattcttgtttatggcttttgtctgtgccaactgggcacaaggtatttcgccaatgtcttgtagatgaagaaggcacgaaggagattgatcgatgaaacaaatgaaaagttaattttgaatttgtaccaagaaatagtttgTCATAAtgttaaacaatttaattaaatatctgtcACAAACGAAGATAAagtttatcaaaactttaattaaCTACATTGGTACCAACCAGTGTTGCCAATGGCCGATAGTTAAATGTCAATCAAATGTAACATATGCCAGCAAGAAGAAAGGCAATTTATATTCTTGAACTACAAATTGCAAGGTGAGAGGAAGGAACCAGTTataaaacaccaaaaaaaaacaaagtaaatagAAATGTTAACCAAGACACTCGCACTCGCTCTTCTGAGTCAGTGGAATGAAAGAGTTAGCTAGATATAGATTCTCGGGTTCAGGAAGTCGAGTGCGCCAAAATGACAATGACGAAATAGTGTTCGTTTCACAATAATTtcttgattaaaaatttaaatatttataaagcccTAAAAGTAACATTCTGAGTCGTGTAACATAAATGTTACTTAAAAAAGGTGAAAAGTAacgtaaaatgttaaaaaagtaaCTTTCTAGCAGCGCTGGTACCTACCCAGTACccactatggagggtagaggtaaggaggatcatctgtgtatatgaaaaagtgtcgtcaaaatgttttaaattaggatggcgccacatttgcatcaaggtaactcttaaaagaatcgccaaaccaaatattgttagagtaggcttgaaaaataaacaaggaagtaaggttatatttaccacaatattttgtacaacgtaagttgttgaaattctcaataattaactactttagtcgataatgacattattttttttaactcggcatacttcaattcatctacgattgctacattcataccataccctgtgcatccaccagcgccattgtggaggatttttgaactgttatttagggcatacaactggacactttttcaacttttctcccatataagatgactctccttacctctaccctccatactaccCACTTAACAAAtgaacttgttttttttcttctttattcttTACCATAGGGAAAAAGCAAAGGTATATATCACAGTGCACATGCATAATTTCCACAGAAAGCAAAGGCAGCtggcagaaaaaaaaaatacagtcggacattatcatttcaaaatacattaaaattaccCGTTCATCTTAATTTGACACTTGCACCGATTGGCAGACCTGACCAATGAAGCTTACAGTGTTGCAAGAAACTACTGCCTTTTAATCGTCAGGCATTTCATGTTTATTCGTAGTTTATGAAGAGAAAATGAGAATTTCTAAGCCGCtgtattatgatatatatatttataggacATTACCAAAGTAGTCTCTCTCTTACAGGGGCTTATGTTATTTGGTCGTCACTGTTGTTGCTGTCACTGTCACGGTAGAAAGGGTACTTAGATAGTAAAGCGTAACTACCTAGCCAACCTATGTTTTACCTTATTTTATGCTATAGGTGAATATATCGATACCCTATGGGGAGTCGCTCCAGCGGCCATACCTACAACGAAGTACGGAGACCGGCCAAGGAACAGAAGAAGATCAATATCCTATAAAACACATTACAGGCCTTTATAAATCGATCGATTATATTCCCCATTCCCGCATGAAACTGTATATTCGTCACGACTTGACATTTAGTTAACCTGTGTCAAGTCAATCTATGAGCTACCTACGGTAAGTTAAAATTTTGAgggctgtatggtc is a window encoding:
- the LOC120630211 gene encoding 3-phosphoinositide-dependent protein kinase 1 isoform X2, whose protein sequence is MQASQAAATPVPTPTSTHSSNQSFRHAKRTAKDYIFGKMIGDGCYSTVFLAKDIHTGKEYAIKVCEKSFIIRQQKVQYIKREKDALNLLSNVPHGFVKLYCTFQDEERLYFVLSYAKNSELLKRINEVGSFEINVAKFYAAELLLALEKMHAKRIIHRDLKPENILLDENMHLKIADFGTVKILNNNNIASDVPIPEDEQNSSNDRSRKVSFVGTAQYVSPELLQHRVDTYASDLWALGCIIYQMISGLPPFRGPTDFLTFQKILKLDYEFPEGFPADAKDLVEKLIVLDHNKRLGASDQGGTYESIRNHPFFEGIDWENIWEQTPPKISPYLPGGSFEEEYTVPDYLEPGLDKRKIVELWELDLSTSRGILNISPEEKRRRLEIQARENIWHKFVDGELILKQGLVDKRKGLFARRRMLLLTTGPRLFYVDPVNMVLKGEIPWSPELRVEAKNFRIFLVYTPNRTYYLEDPQSYALEWERVINEVRIGTYGRDAT
- the LOC120630211 gene encoding 3-phosphoinositide-dependent protein kinase 1 isoform X1, yielding MRSVEMSGLTIRSKRGSRGSATLLEAANRILKLLGVSSTKRGKQSSSKSKPNSRAASEVRAPLATTESVVESPIKMQASQAAATPVPTPTSTHSSNQSFRHAKRTAKDYIFGKMIGDGCYSTVFLAKDIHTGKEYAIKVCEKSFIIRQQKVQYIKREKDALNLLSNVPHGFVKLYCTFQDEERLYFVLSYAKNSELLKRINEVGSFEINVAKFYAAELLLALEKMHAKRIIHRDLKPENILLDENMHLKIADFGTVKILNNNNIASDVPIPEDEQNSSNDRSRKVSFVGTAQYVSPELLQHRVDTYASDLWALGCIIYQMISGLPPFRGPTDFLTFQKILKLDYEFPEGFPADAKDLVEKLIVLDHNKRLGASDQGGTYESIRNHPFFEGIDWENIWEQTPPKISPYLPGGSFEEEYTVPDYLEPGLDKRKIVELWELDLSTSRGILNISPEEKRRRLEIQARENIWHKFVDGELILKQGLVDKRKGLFARRRMLLLTTGPRLFYVDPVNMVLKGEIPWSPELRVEAKNFRIFLVYTPNRTYYLEDPQSYALEWERVINEVRIGTYGRDAT